In Mustela nigripes isolate SB6536 chromosome 2, MUSNIG.SB6536, whole genome shotgun sequence, a single window of DNA contains:
- the LOC132012559 gene encoding non-histone chromosomal protein HMG-14-like: MIQHSQINQCDVERQRIQQEDSVEDHPGRPLLTGSPGARREAVARQPKREVHSAVEAVKEETRRGSSRFPGPASAKVEMSQKRQQARMKLQTKKAQTKGKRGAEGKQEEVANQMTKKDLSAEDGEAKNEIPASDEAGEKEAKSG; the protein is encoded by the exons ATGAttcagcattcacaaatcaatcaatgtgatgtgGAAAGACAAAGAATTCAGCAAGAGGATTCAGTTGAAGATCATCCGGGGCGGCCACTGCTGACA GGATCTCCTGGGGCTAGAAGAGAGGCAGTGGCCAGGCAGCCCAAGAGGGAAGTCCACTCTGCTGTGGAGGCTGTGAAGGAGGAGACCAGGAGGGGCTCCTCGAGGTTTCCGGGGCCTGCTTCTGCAAAAGTGGAAATGAGCCAAAAAAGGCAGCAGGCAAGGATGAAACTTCAGACAAAAAAAGCgcaaacaaaagggaaaaggggagcagagggaaaacaGGAGGAAGTGGCTAACCAAATGACTAAAAAAGACTTATCTGCAGAAGATGGAGAAGCTAAAAACGAGATTCCAGCTTCTGatgaagcaggagagaaagaagcaaaatccGGTTAA